The Daucus carota subsp. sativus chromosome 9, DH1 v3.0, whole genome shotgun sequence genome window below encodes:
- the LOC108200284 gene encoding serine carboxypeptidase-like 3 isoform X2, producing MARRLGVVLFILLSLQLLSSYSVHSRTIVENLPGFDDPLPFKLETGYVGTGQNEDIQLLYYFVESERNPEEDPLMLWIAGGPVCSTLGAFFRENGPLQFDYKKSTEEKPVLELNPYSWTKVLNIIYLDTPVGAGFSYAKSYLASKTSDTLSSKHVYEFLRKWLNDHQRFMSNPFYMGGVSYSGITIPLIIQEIHNGNEDGNRPEINIKGFLIGNPLTDRNIDFNSRIPYAYKVALISDQLYESAKEHCSGDYINSKNALCARDLRRVDEGIVKDWVQCNGDHYEIGKNDTDTYSYNVESSLPYHRNMTRKSYRALIYSGDHDSVFPHVGTEIWIQSLNLTVESEWAPWFVDQQVAGYQTTYSHNNYSLTYATVKGAGHTASEYKPKECLAMVDRWFTHNSLKPVYNAIGLLNT from the exons ATGGCAAGAAGACTGGGAGTAGTGCTCTTTATTCTTCTTTCGCTGCAGCTTCTCTCCAGCTACTCTGTGCACTCACGAACAATCGTCGAAAACCTCCCAGGTTTCGATGATCCTCTCCCATTCAAACTCGAAACCGG GTACGTGGGGACAGGACAAAACGAAGacatacaattattatattatttcgtGGAGTCGGAGAGGAACCCTGAGGAAGATCCGCTCATGCTTTGGATTGCCGGTGGTCCTGTTTGTTCCACTCTCGGTGCATTTTTTCGTGAAAACG GTCCACTTCAATTTGATTACAAAAAATCAACCGAAGAAAAGCCGGTGTTGGAGTTGAACCCATATTCTTGGACTAAG gttttaaatataatatatttggacACACCAGTTGGGGCCGGATTTTCATATGCAAAATCATACCTTGCCTCCAAAACAAGTGACACACTATCATCAAAGCATGTCTATGAATTTCTGAGAAAG TGGTTAAATGATCATCAGAGATTCATGAGCAATCCGTTTTACATGGGTGGTGTATCATACTCTGGAATAACTATTCCACTCATTATTCAAGAGATCCACAATG GGAATGAAGATGGGAATAGACCAGAAATAAACATCAAA GGATTCTTAATCGGCAACCCACTAACCGATAGAAATATAGACTTCAACTCGAGGATCCCATATGCTTATAAAGTTGCATTGATATCTGATCAACTCTACGAG TCAGCCAAAGAACATTGTTCTGGAGACTACATAAATTCCAAGAATGCATTGTGTGCCCGAGACCTTAGGAGAGTGGACGAG GGGATAGTTAAAGACTGGGTGCAATGCAATGGTGATCACTATGAGATTGGGAAAAATGATACTGACACTTACTCATATAATGTTGAAAGTTCACTACCATATCATAGAAACATGACCCGTAAAAGTTATCGAGCTCTTATATATAG CGGTGATCATGACTCGGTATTTCCACATGTTGGCACTGAAATATGGATACAATCTCTCAATCTAACAGTTGAAAGTGAATGGGCACCTTGGTTTGTTGACCAGCAAGTAGCAGG ATATCAGACAACATATTCTCATAACAATTATTCTTTGACCTACGCTACGGTTAAG GGTGCAGGTCATACAGCTTCAGAGTATAAGCCCAAAGAATGTTTAGCCATGGTGGACAGATGGTTCACTCACAATTCTCTCAAGCCTGTCTATAATGCTATAGGGCTACTTAATacttaa
- the LOC135149274 gene encoding secreted RxLR effector protein 161-like, with protein sequence MSNLGKLSYYLGIEVEQGRDYIELKQMAYVKKVLEKAGMMGCNPIKYPMDPKDKVENRWIQLPTVLHQHAAKRILRYIRGTLEYGLVYTRNNNNNLLSGYSDSDLAGHVDDRRSTEVMAFYLSETLVTWVSQKQHCVALSFYEIEFMAATVAACQAIWLKNLRGLIT encoded by the exons ATGAGCAATCTTGGAAAACTATCATACTATCTGGGGATAGAAGTAGAGCAAGGGAGAGATTACATTGAGTTGAAACAGATGGCATATGTGAAAAAAGTTCTTGAAAAAGCGGGGATGATGGGATGCAACCCCATTAAGTACCCAATGGATCCAAAAGACAAGGTGGAAAACCGGTGGATACAACTG CCAACGGTGTTGCATCAACATGCTGCAAAAAGAATTCTCAGGTACATCAGGGGGACACTGGAATACGGGCTGGTATACACGAGGAATAACAACAACAATCTGCTGAGTGGTTATTCAGACAGTGATCTTGCTGGACACGTAGATGATCGGAGAAGTACTGAGGTTATGGCATTTTACTTAAGCGAGACTCTAGTGACATGGGTTTCTCAAAAACAGCATTGTGTGGCACTCTctttttatgaaatagagttTATGGCAGCAACTGTTGCTGCTTGTCAAGCCATTTGGTTGAAAAATCTGCGGGGACTAATCACATGA
- the LOC108200284 gene encoding serine carboxypeptidase-like 13 isoform X1: MARRLGVVLFILLSLQLLSSYSVHSRTIVENLPGFDDPLPFKLETGYVGTGQNEDIQLLYYFVESERNPEEDPLMLWIAGGPVCSTLGAFFRENGPLQFDYKKSTEEKPVLELNPYSWTKVLNIIYLDTPVGAGFSYAKSYLASKTSDTLSSKHVYEFLRKWLNDHQRFMSNPFYMGGVSYSGITIPLIIQEIHNGNEDGNRPEINIKGFLIGNPLTDRNIDFNSRIPYAYKVALISDQLYESAKEHCSGDYINSKNALCARDLRRVDECLEFIYDNHILEPVCASSENAASNPLLLQPLSRSWCREDNYVYNVLWANDDDVQRALGIRQGIVKDWVQCNGDHYEIGKNDTDTYSYNVESSLPYHRNMTRKSYRALIYSGDHDSVFPHVGTEIWIQSLNLTVESEWAPWFVDQQVAGYQTTYSHNNYSLTYATVKGAGHTASEYKPKECLAMVDRWFTHNSLKPVYNAIGLLNT, from the exons ATGGCAAGAAGACTGGGAGTAGTGCTCTTTATTCTTCTTTCGCTGCAGCTTCTCTCCAGCTACTCTGTGCACTCACGAACAATCGTCGAAAACCTCCCAGGTTTCGATGATCCTCTCCCATTCAAACTCGAAACCGG GTACGTGGGGACAGGACAAAACGAAGacatacaattattatattatttcgtGGAGTCGGAGAGGAACCCTGAGGAAGATCCGCTCATGCTTTGGATTGCCGGTGGTCCTGTTTGTTCCACTCTCGGTGCATTTTTTCGTGAAAACG GTCCACTTCAATTTGATTACAAAAAATCAACCGAAGAAAAGCCGGTGTTGGAGTTGAACCCATATTCTTGGACTAAG gttttaaatataatatatttggacACACCAGTTGGGGCCGGATTTTCATATGCAAAATCATACCTTGCCTCCAAAACAAGTGACACACTATCATCAAAGCATGTCTATGAATTTCTGAGAAAG TGGTTAAATGATCATCAGAGATTCATGAGCAATCCGTTTTACATGGGTGGTGTATCATACTCTGGAATAACTATTCCACTCATTATTCAAGAGATCCACAATG GGAATGAAGATGGGAATAGACCAGAAATAAACATCAAA GGATTCTTAATCGGCAACCCACTAACCGATAGAAATATAGACTTCAACTCGAGGATCCCATATGCTTATAAAGTTGCATTGATATCTGATCAACTCTACGAG TCAGCCAAAGAACATTGTTCTGGAGACTACATAAATTCCAAGAATGCATTGTGTGCCCGAGACCTTAGGAGAGTGGACGAG TGCTTGGAGTTTATATACGATAATCACATATTAGAACCTGTTTGTGCGTCATCGGAGAATGCAGCTTCAAATCCATTGTTATTGCAACCATTATCTCGGTCATGGTGTCGA GAAGACAATTATGTCTACAATGTTCTGTGGgctaatgatgatgatgtgcaAAGAGCTCTTGGTATCCGCCAG GGGATAGTTAAAGACTGGGTGCAATGCAATGGTGATCACTATGAGATTGGGAAAAATGATACTGACACTTACTCATATAATGTTGAAAGTTCACTACCATATCATAGAAACATGACCCGTAAAAGTTATCGAGCTCTTATATATAG CGGTGATCATGACTCGGTATTTCCACATGTTGGCACTGAAATATGGATACAATCTCTCAATCTAACAGTTGAAAGTGAATGGGCACCTTGGTTTGTTGACCAGCAAGTAGCAGG ATATCAGACAACATATTCTCATAACAATTATTCTTTGACCTACGCTACGGTTAAG GGTGCAGGTCATACAGCTTCAGAGTATAAGCCCAAAGAATGTTTAGCCATGGTGGACAGATGGTTCACTCACAATTCTCTCAAGCCTGTCTATAATGCTATAGGGCTACTTAATacttaa